One window of uncultured Methanobrevibacter sp. genomic DNA carries:
- the cobQ gene encoding cobyric acid synthase CobQ gives MTNCIMVQGTSSNAGKSMLVAALCRIYKNRGYKVAPFKSQNMSLNSYTTKENGEIGIAQMLQAEAAMIEPSIHMNPVLLKPKGDFTSNVIIQGKSIGDMNFYDYQHKYHDTAFDAIKDSFKILSEEYDIIIIEGAGSPAEINMRDQDIANMEIAHLADANVILIADIEMGGVFAAIAGTYVLLDDYDRSRLKATVINKFRGNLDILKPGLDRIEEITGEPVLGVLPYDETLKLPEEDSASLTTHVFAEDKPITVGVIRLPKIANFTDIDPFEYEEDVALKMIGVNDEIGDVDAIIIPGTRNSTEDMFALRESGLADKIIEKSSEIPIVGICGGLQILGNVIHDDDKRESKHGTVKGLGLLDIESEFSRAGKIVTQSVATIPSKIDGIAGEIFKNIAGESVTGYEIHEGTTELKSSCALLDITKGQGNNDDGLIDGASNGNAFATYFHGIFHNYNFRREFLNYIRVKKGLEAKCGEDPYETQKDYSLNRLAEIVEEHLDMETIDRLLFE, from the coding sequence ATGACAAACTGTATCATGGTTCAGGGAACATCATCAAATGCTGGAAAAAGTATGCTCGTGGCGGCATTATGCAGAATATATAAAAACAGGGGATACAAGGTAGCGCCCTTCAAATCCCAAAACATGTCACTAAACTCATACACCACAAAAGAGAATGGTGAAATTGGAATAGCACAGATGCTGCAGGCAGAAGCTGCAATGATTGAACCAAGCATACACATGAATCCAGTATTGCTCAAACCAAAAGGAGACTTTACCTCAAATGTCATCATCCAGGGAAAATCCATTGGAGACATGAACTTCTATGATTACCAGCACAAATACCATGATACCGCTTTTGATGCAATAAAGGACAGCTTCAAAATACTGTCTGAGGAATACGACATAATAATCATCGAGGGAGCGGGATCTCCGGCCGAAATCAATATGCGTGACCAGGACATTGCAAACATGGAAATCGCACACCTTGCAGATGCAAACGTGATTCTAATCGCAGACATTGAAATGGGAGGAGTCTTTGCGGCAATTGCAGGAACCTATGTACTGCTTGACGATTATGACCGTTCCCGATTGAAGGCAACCGTAATCAACAAATTCAGGGGAAACCTCGACATTCTAAAACCAGGTCTTGACAGAATAGAAGAGATAACCGGCGAACCTGTTTTGGGAGTTCTTCCATACGACGAAACATTGAAACTTCCCGAAGAGGATTCCGCATCACTTACAACACACGTATTTGCTGAAGACAAGCCAATTACAGTAGGTGTTATCAGACTGCCTAAAATAGCCAACTTCACAGATATCGACCCTTTTGAATACGAAGAGGACGTGGCCCTCAAAATGATTGGTGTAAACGATGAAATTGGAGATGTTGATGCAATAATCATCCCTGGAACCCGTAACTCAACAGAGGACATGTTTGCACTGCGTGAAAGCGGACTTGCCGACAAAATCATTGAAAAGTCATCTGAAATTCCGATTGTTGGAATATGCGGAGGATTGCAGATACTGGGAAATGTCATTCATGATGATGATAAACGGGAATCAAAGCACGGTACCGTCAAAGGTCTGGGATTGCTTGACATTGAATCCGAGTTTTCAAGGGCAGGTAAAATCGTTACACAATCCGTTGCAACAATTCCTTCAAAAATCGATGGAATTGCAGGAGAAATATTTAAAAACATAGCTGGTGAAAGCGTAACAGGTTATGAAATACACGAGGGAACAACAGAACTTAAATCATCATGTGCCCTTTTAGACATTACAAAAGGTCAGGGAAATAATGATGATGGATTAATTGATGGAGCAAGTAATGGAAATGCATTCGCAACATATTTCCATGGAATATTCCACAACTACAACTTCAGAAGGGAATTTTTAAATTATATTCGAGTCAAAAAAGGCCTTGAGGCTAAATGCGGTGAAGACCCTTATGAAACTCAAAAGGACTATTCCCTAAACAGACTTGCCGAAATCGTTGAGGAACACCTCGACATGGAAACAATTGACAGACTATTGTTTGAATAG